CCGATCGCAGTAATCGAACACGGCACATGTAAAAACAGCGCCTCCGACCTTGGTGTAATCGTTAAATTTGGCACGATATGTCTATCTATATAGGAGACCGCATCATAGAGCTTCAAGTGATCGTCTAAAAAGCCCCGTTTTTTCGCCTCAAAGATGCGTTTTGCGCACGGCGCATTATCAATATAGATGGGAATCTCGCCCTTATTCGATGCGCGAAGCAGCTCTCTGTTAAGCGACAGCGTCGCCTGATCGGCCACTTGATGATTGCATTTTGATTCAAACGGCTGTCCGCAACATAACCCATCGCCGACAATGATCGGAGTAATGCCCGCTTTTTTAAAGAGACTCACGGTATGGGTAAAGGTACTCGTTCCACTACCAACTTCCGCTAGCGATCGATTCACACACGACACAAAGTAAACCACCTGCTTACCTTTTTTGTGCTCCGCACCGTCTCGAGCGGTAATCTCTTGGGTTTGATTAAAATCCGTCACGCGATGAGGAAGTGATTTCGGAATAATCGGAATCCCTTCGAATTTCCCATGAAGCGATTCGGTGAGATTGGCGACTCGATTCACCCCGAGCGCTTGTACCGCGCCGACCGCAAGACGCGCCCCCTTTTCCACTTTACTGAAATGACGCTGCGCCATATCCTGCAATTTACTCGAGTTTTCCCCGCGCAGTGCATGCATAAACGCGCCGGTATTGATGCCAACAGGACACCGTAACGCGCACATCCCGGTCTCCGCACAGCTCTCAATCCCTTTAAATTGATAGAGCGCTTTCATCTCATTATAGAGCGTGGGATTATTCCGAATTTCCGGCAGCGCCTCCATATTGCGATAAGCACTAATGCGCTGGCGTGGCGTTAAGGTATAGCCATCAGACGGGCACGCCGGCTCGCAAAATCCGCACTCCATACAATCATTAATCAGATCATCCGTCTGTGGAATCGCTTTGATCGATTCAATATGAATGTTTTTATTGTCGGTGATGAGGACATCGGGATTTAAAATCCCGGAAGGGTCGAACAGTTTTTTAATGCGGCGCATAATCTCATAGATCTCCTCGCCCCACTCCCGCTCGACAAACGGTGCAATATTTCGCCCCGTGCCGTGTTCCCCTTTAAGTGATCCGCCAAGCTCAACCGCCACAAGATCCGCCACCGCATTTAAAAAAGCATCGAACCGTTTCGCGGCCGCATCATCACTCATCTTTTGCACTAAGACAAAATGGAGATTTCCCTCAAGCGCGTGCCCCATAATCATCGCTTCAGGATACTCATATTCCTTAAAAAGCTCCGTCAAACGGCGAACGCCATCCACCATTTTCTCCATCGGGAAGACCACATCTTCGGTGATGACATTGGTTCCCTCTGGTCGGCCTTTTGAAACGATCGGAAGCAAACCTTTGCGCACATTCCAATAATGCTCGGTAATGGCGGGATCTTTCTGAAATCCGGTGTGATAACTATAGTGATAGGCTTTAGCAATCTCATCGATCACCGCAATCTGCTCATCGAGCGCGGCCGCCGTCTCCGCCTTAGTCTCAATTAAAAGACACGCCGAATCTTCATTTAATTCATTGTAGAAGAAAGGCGGTAGATCCCGCGTCACATTTCCAACAAATTGGATGCTCTTCCCATCGATCAACTCCACCGCATCGACGATCGCCCCGGCTTTAATCCCCGCAACGGCGCTACAACAATCCGCCAGCGACTCAAAATAGAGAAAGGCCGACGCTCTATTTTCATAATCGGGCACGGTGTTATAGGTCACCTCGCTGACAAAGCCCAGCGTCCCTTCTGCCCCCACTAAAAGATGTTTTAAAATATCGATCGGATCATCGTAATCTAACAGCGAATTAACCCCATAGCCCGTCGTATTTTTAAGGCGATATTTATGACGTACCCGCTCAGAGAGTTTCGGATCATGCTTAATCTGCTCAGCAAGCTCGGTTAATTCTGCTAAAAAGGTCTCATGTGATTTCCGAAACGCCGCAACGCTCTCAGGATCTTTGGTATCGAGCACCGTGCCATCGGTGAGTACGACCCGCAGATCGGCAAGCGTGTGATAACTATTATCTTTCGTCCCGCAACACATGCCGCTACTGTTATTCGATAAAATCCCGCCAATACGCGCCGTGTTGATCGATGCCGGATCGGGCCCAATTTTAACGCCGTAAGGTTTAAGATAGCCATTCGCCCGCGCGCCAATCACCATCGGCCCAAGCTCGATCTGCTCGCCTTGATTTAAGATATTCCACGAGAAGAAACTATCGCCCATCAACACCAAGACCGATTTTGCCGAGGTTTGCCCTGAGAGCGAGGTGCCCGAAGCGCGAAAGGTGAGCCCGACTCGATGGACTTTCGCCGCCTGAAAGAGCTGAATAATCTCCGCTTCCGTATGTGCGCGCACCACCACCTGCGGGACGTAGCGATAAAAGCTCGCATCGGTTCCGTAAGCAAATCGGCTCAAAAAATCGGTATATATTTGTGATGAATCCAAAAAGGCGCCCACCGCCTCTGCAAACGCGCGATGCGCGGCATCAATCTCGTACATTTCTCTATCCAAATCTTCAGCGTAAAACACGATGCCTTCATTATCTGTTTGAAATGATAACTTGACAACAGTTTCCCCAAAATATCCGCTAATTGATTTTAAAATTCCGCTTCATATTCATAAATGATATATTTATTTGATTATTAAACCGATTGAGGAGGAGTCATGGAACAGGCATTAAAAGCAGAATATCACGCAATCCGAGAGCAATTACCGCCAGAATTACGTCTGCGGGTGCATCGCGCAATCAGTTGGCTTGAAAAGGCGGCCGCTGAACGGGATGATCTTGATATGGGTTTTATCGCGCTCTGGATCGGGTTTAATGCCATCTACGCCAAAGAGACCCTCTTTAACTCCTCCGATAAACAGGGCTTTCGCCTCTTTATTCATTCCATTTGTCAATTTGAGCCCGAGGCCACCTACAATCTTGTCTGGAGCAAATATTCCTCGAGCATTCGTCTTTTGTTGGATAACCGCTATGTGTTCCAACCATTTTGGGATTTCCATAACGGTCTTTATGGTGAAAATGCCTGGCTTGAAGATTTTGAAGAGGCGAAAAAACGTTCCCACCGCGCGCTCGCTAATAAAGATACCGCGGCGATTATTAATATTGTCTGCGAACGCCTCTACACCCTACGCAACCAAGTATTCCACGGGGGCGCGACCTATAACAGTAAAGCCAACCGCGACCAACTCCACGATGCCTACGCATTCCTGCTCGATTTTGTCGCCCTTTGCATTCGCGTCCTACTCAATCACCCCGAAACCGATTGGGGCAAACCGTTTTATCCCTATGTGCCTGACTAGATAAAGAGACGATTCCCCTCTCTCCAAATAGCAAAAAGCTCAGTTCCTTAGGGTCTGAGCTTTTTAATTCACTCAATAAAATATATAGAATATATCATTCTAATCAATGTGTAATTGAATGCCCCACTTCTCGGCAATCAAATTAAGATGATCATCAACGAGCCACTCATTGAGCTTATGAATCAACGCTTCATTTCCCTGTTGCGTCATATAAATTTGATGATTTTCTGTACCTGCAAATGGTTTGTCGTTTGTCACACAAAAACTCTCAGGCTCATGATGCTGATAATAGTTTCCTTCGATCATATCAGTAATCATCATATCCGCTTCTTTATCACGGATCATCTGAATATTTTTCACATTATCCGGCGTTCTCACAATGGTCGCTTGATCAAAATGAGCATTCACAAAGCGTTCATTCGTACCGCCCGGATTAACCGCTACAATCGTTGATTTTTGATTAATCGTGTCAAGCGTTTTCAAGGACGTCGCTTTTTCACACTGCGCCATCGCCACTTTTCCATCTGGAATAATGGGTTTGGTTAACTGAAAACGCTCATTACGATCGTTTGTGAATGAAATACCGCCCATCGCGATATCAAACTTATCGGCTTCTAAATCCTCAGACAGCGTCGGCCAACTTGTGTTGACAAATTCGAGTGTTAAATTCCAATGACTAGCCACCGCATTAGCGACATCAACATCAAATCCAACTAATGCTTCATCTTGATAAAATGCAAGTGGTGCATAATCGCCTGGCACCCCCACTTTTAAAACGCCAGATGCCTCAATTTCACTTAAAGGACGAGCATCTGCCATACCTAGTCCCAACGCAATCACCGCCGATAGCCATAACGTCTTTTTAAACATTCCAATCCTCCTAATCAATATTGTTTTTATGTCGGTTAGAAAGATAGTGATAGCAGAAATCACCAATCAGAGGCAAATCAATATTCAATAAGTGATTTAAAAAACACAAAAGAAAAAGCCCTGACCAACTAAATGATCAGGGCTTTTCAATATGGCGGAGGTGGTGTCATTTATAACCAGTATTCAATAACCCTCTAATCCACTCTAAAACATCCTCCAAACTATAGTAATACCAATACTTTCCAGCTTCTACCCTATTCAATAGCCATCACTGGTTTTCACCTGTTACCAGAAAAAAGTGGTACCCTAAGTGGTACCCTAGAACTACCAAAAGGTGAAGAAATGAGTAGTAAACCCAAAGCGAATACGGCGCGTGGAGTAGCCGCGCTAATTAAGGACGGCAACAAAGGCGTATACAGCGCTGGAGAAGGATTATATTTAAAAGTAAACGGCGAGAATGTAGGCTCATGGCTTTACCGTTACCAATTGGACGGCAAGCGCCGAAAAATAGGTTTAGGCTCTTATGATGGCGTTACCTTATCGGAGGCGCGTATTCTAGCCAATAACGAGCGCAACCTAGTAGCTAAAGGGATTGACCCACAAGAGCATAGAGAAGAGCAGGAACGCCTTAAACAAGCCAAGCGCGTTACCTTTGACAGCATTGCCGCCGATTACATTGAAGCACACCGCAGCAGCTGGACAAATGCAAAGCACGCGCAGCAATGGGAAAACACGCTCAAGACATACGCCAGCCCTGTTATCGGTGATTTAACCCCGCAAGAGATTAAAACCGAGCATATCCTAGAGATACTCAAGCCGATATGGGAAACCAAAAACGAAACCGCCAGCCGTGTACGAAACCGCATTGAATTAGTTTTAAACGCCGCAAAGGTTCGCAGACTTAGAACAGGCGAGAACGTAGCCGCATGGCGTGGGCATTTAGAATTGCTACTACCCAAACGCAAGCGCAGCAGTGTAAGACATCACCCCGCGCTCTCATGGCGTGAAATAGGCGCGTTTTGGCAATCATTAATCAAAGACCAATCGGCAAGCTCTCAGGCGTTACAGCTCACCATACTAACGGCAACGCGCACAAGTGAAGTATTAAACGCGCATTGGCGAGAGTTTGATTTAAAAAACAAGGTATGGACGATTCCAGCGGAACGTATGAAAGCAGGACGAGAGCAGCGCATACCCTTAAGCAGCGCCGCATTAACAGTATTAGAGCAGATTCCTCAAGTAGTTAGCGGATTACTCTTTGAAGGACGCACAGAGGGCAAACCGCTTAACAATATGGCGATGATTATGAAAGCCCGCCGCATGGATAAGGCAAAGACCAAAGCCGACGGCAAAGGCTGGAAGGATTCCAACGGCGAAACGATTACCCCTCATGGATTCCGCTCAACCTTTCGAGATTGGGCAGCAGAGGCTACCAGCTTCGAAAATATCGTAGTAGAGCAAGCCCTAGCGCATACCATAGGCAATGCAGTAGAGGCAGCCTATAGGCGTGGCGACTTACTGGAACGGCGCAGGCAATTAATGGAGGCATGGGCGCAGCATATTAATGAAACCAAAAAGAATAATGTAGTTAGTTTGCATGCTTAGCCAATCCTTCTATTTTAAATAGATAGCTTTTTATCGGTCTTAAACAAAATCCGAGTTTTTCCTATATTTTTTCTCTAAAACTTACCAAAAAGCAGATTATTTTTTCATATACCCCAATATTATTGTATATTTTTTATACAGCATTTCCGTGTCTTAATAAATCAATTGGAGGCTTTTTACTCACGACCACTATAGCTTTCCATACTCTATCGGGGCAAAGTGTTTCTTATAATTTAAAATTATGTAAAAAGCTTAATTTCAAAAATTAACATGTAACTTTTTGGGCAACAATTTTTGGGCAACAATATTTAAGGGCGATGTTACAATGACCCTCAAGAGATAGCATGATTATCAATGCTATTACCCACTTACTTAACATTTTAATAGGTGAAAAATGGACGTGTTAAAACCAAAATATGTACGAGCAAAAGACGCAGCCCTGTTTTTTTCAATCAGCCAGTCAACCTTACAACGCTGGAGGCAGCAGGACGGATTCCCCAAGCCATTGGAACGTGGCTCAACTGTTTTATATGACCCCATTGCCATTGAGGCGTGGCTAGCTAATGAGGAGCTAATACAATGAAACAAGCAAACAAACTAAAGAAGGATAAAACCCAACGACTATGGGGGCTATTCCTAACGCGTGGGCGCGTAGGCCTTACTTGTTACGACGCGGTAATGTATGCAGACTATCACCGATTGGCAGCCTATGTTCATGCCAAGATAGCCGCAGGAGTACCAATCCAATCATTATGGGAAACTGATGCCGACGGCAACCGATATAAGCGTTATTGGTTAGAGCCAGCCGCGAATGATTCAGATTTTAGGCAAAGAAAAAGCGCTGATACCGACCAAAGCAGCAGCGCTAATTCAAGGAAGCCAAAAAAATAATAGCTAATTTTTAACTACAAGGGAGAGGATTTTATCCTCTCTCCATGGAGAATATAATAGCATGAAAAAAAACTTATGTTATAAGTTATCTTATAATGCTTTTAGTTTATTACTATTTGATTGGTTTTTATTTTCTTATGGATAATCAATTAAATAGACGTAGATTCACCCAACGCAGCAGGGAAAAGGCTAAACAAAGAAACGCGCCTCTTAAACAAAGAATAGGAGATGAGCGCTTTACCGCATTGCCTTATAACTTTTTACAAAGTCAGGCGCTAACCGATTTAAGCCCCATTGCCTCAAAATTACTACTCCAACTCATTAAGCAGTTAGGAAAAAACAACAACGGTGATTTACAAGCCGCATGGAGCGTTTTAAAAAATGAAGGCTGGAACTCACCAACCACTCTACAAAAAGCCATTAATGAGCTAAGAGAGGCGGGAGTGATTATCCTAACAAGACAAGGTGGGCGCGGGATATGTAATCTGTATGCCCTAACCTTTGTGGCTATTGATGAGTGCGAAGATAAATACGGGCGCAGGAAAATAACCAGAGAAGCAACCAGCAGGCCGTTAGGTTTTTGGCAGGAGGAACTAAAAGACCGTAGGGACTTAATAGCCAGCAATGATAATAATTTAAATGAAGGAGCGTCTTAAAAGGGCGCTTTTTTTATGCCTTCAATATGGCAATTGCAGCTAATAAAAATTAGATTCCCTGATACAGAAACTGTACTCAGAAATCCAACGAAACCAATTAGAATACAGAATCTGTACTAAGTTTTGCTGTTTTTGCCCCTTTCCTGAATACAGAATCTGTACACCTACTATATATAGCCATATGTATTACCAATATTGCAGGCCAAGACAAGACAGCCCGATATGGTAAAGCCCATAACGGCAAACCTTATAAAACCTGAAACTTAATATTTGCAGACCATAAAAAAGGAATTTTTAGACTCCATAAAAAAGAGGGCTATTCCATTGGACAGGATTGCGGCCAATATCGGTATAACGATAAC
The window above is part of the Ignatzschineria sp. RMDPL8A genome. Proteins encoded here:
- a CDS encoding transporter substrate-binding domain-containing protein, coding for MFKKTLWLSAVIALGLGMADARPLSEIEASGVLKVGVPGDYAPLAFYQDEALVGFDVDVANAVASHWNLTLEFVNTSWPTLSEDLEADKFDIAMGGISFTNDRNERFQLTKPIIPDGKVAMAQCEKATSLKTLDTINQKSTIVAVNPGGTNERFVNAHFDQATIVRTPDNVKNIQMIRDKEADMMITDMIEGNYYQHHEPESFCVTNDKPFAGTENHQIYMTQQGNEALIHKLNEWLVDDHLNLIAEKWGIQLHID
- a CDS encoding HEPN domain-containing protein, yielding MEQALKAEYHAIREQLPPELRLRVHRAISWLEKAAAERDDLDMGFIALWIGFNAIYAKETLFNSSDKQGFRLFIHSICQFEPEATYNLVWSKYSSSIRLLLDNRYVFQPFWDFHNGLYGENAWLEDFEEAKKRSHRALANKDTAAIINIVCERLYTLRNQVFHGGATYNSKANRDQLHDAYAFLLDFVALCIRVLLNHPETDWGKPFYPYVPD
- a CDS encoding FAD-binding and (Fe-S)-binding domain-containing protein; this translates as MYEIDAAHRAFAEAVGAFLDSSQIYTDFLSRFAYGTDASFYRYVPQVVVRAHTEAEIIQLFQAAKVHRVGLTFRASGTSLSGQTSAKSVLVLMGDSFFSWNILNQGEQIELGPMVIGARANGYLKPYGVKIGPDPASINTARIGGILSNNSSGMCCGTKDNSYHTLADLRVVLTDGTVLDTKDPESVAAFRKSHETFLAELTELAEQIKHDPKLSERVRHKYRLKNTTGYGVNSLLDYDDPIDILKHLLVGAEGTLGFVSEVTYNTVPDYENRASAFLYFESLADCCSAVAGIKAGAIVDAVELIDGKSIQFVGNVTRDLPPFFYNELNEDSACLLIETKAETAAALDEQIAVIDEIAKAYHYSYHTGFQKDPAITEHYWNVRKGLLPIVSKGRPEGTNVITEDVVFPMEKMVDGVRRLTELFKEYEYPEAMIMGHALEGNLHFVLVQKMSDDAAAKRFDAFLNAVADLVAVELGGSLKGEHGTGRNIAPFVEREWGEEIYEIMRRIKKLFDPSGILNPDVLITDNKNIHIESIKAIPQTDDLINDCMECGFCEPACPSDGYTLTPRQRISAYRNMEALPEIRNNPTLYNEMKALYQFKGIESCAETGMCALRCPVGINTGAFMHALRGENSSKLQDMAQRHFSKVEKGARLAVGAVQALGVNRVANLTESLHGKFEGIPIIPKSLPHRVTDFNQTQEITARDGAEHKKGKQVVYFVSCVNRSLAEVGSGTSTFTHTVSLFKKAGITPIIVGDGLCCGQPFESKCNHQVADQATLSLNRELLRASNKGEIPIYIDNAPCAKRIFEAKKRGFLDDHLKLYDAVSYIDRHIVPNLTITPRSEALFLHVPCSITAIGEKEALTRIAGRCTAQLVMSDIDCCGFAGDKGFKQPELNRNSLRHLPLKSDGCASGVSASKTCQIGLTETSELPFASIEALLDECSEAKKG
- a CDS encoding site-specific integrase — its product is MSSKPKANTARGVAALIKDGNKGVYSAGEGLYLKVNGENVGSWLYRYQLDGKRRKIGLGSYDGVTLSEARILANNERNLVAKGIDPQEHREEQERLKQAKRVTFDSIAADYIEAHRSSWTNAKHAQQWENTLKTYASPVIGDLTPQEIKTEHILEILKPIWETKNETASRVRNRIELVLNAAKVRRLRTGENVAAWRGHLELLLPKRKRSSVRHHPALSWREIGAFWQSLIKDQSASSQALQLTILTATRTSEVLNAHWREFDLKNKVWTIPAERMKAGREQRIPLSSAALTVLEQIPQVVSGLLFEGRTEGKPLNNMAMIMKARRMDKAKTKADGKGWKDSNGETITPHGFRSTFRDWAAEATSFENIVVEQALAHTIGNAVEAAYRRGDLLERRRQLMEAWAQHINETKKNNVVSLHA